A genomic window from Streptomyces broussonetiae includes:
- a CDS encoding glycine hydroxymethyltransferase codes for MPEQQPLSTESTAFRAALDVIRAVEPRVADAIGQEVHDQREMLKLIASENYASPATLLAMGNWFSDKYAEGTIGRRFYAGCRNVDTVESLAAEHAKELFGARHAYVQPHSGIDANLVAFWAVLADRVEVPFLEKTGARQVNDLTEADWAELRQAFGNQRMLGMSLDAGGHLTHGFRPNISGKMFDQRSYGTDPATGLIDYEALRAQAREFKPLIIVAGYSAYPRLVNFRIMREIADEVGATLMVDMAHFAGLVAGKVLTGDFDPVPHAQIVTTTTHKSLRGPRGGMVLCDDTLKDQVDRGCPMVLGGPLPHVMAAKAVALAEARRPSFQDYARRIVDNSRALAEGLMRRGATLVTGGTDNHLNLIDVATSYGLTGRQAEAALLASGIVTNRNAIPADPNGAWYTSGIRIGTPALTTRGLGTAEMDEVAGLIDRVLTTTEPGTTKSGAPSKAAHVLDEKIADEISRRATDLVAGFPLYPEIDLG; via the coding sequence ATGCCAGAGCAGCAGCCCCTGTCCACCGAGTCCACCGCCTTCCGCGCAGCCCTCGACGTCATCCGCGCCGTCGAGCCGCGCGTCGCCGACGCCATCGGCCAGGAGGTCCACGACCAGCGCGAGATGCTCAAGCTGATCGCTTCCGAGAACTACGCCTCCCCGGCCACGCTGCTCGCGATGGGCAACTGGTTCAGCGACAAGTACGCCGAGGGCACGATCGGCCGCCGCTTCTACGCCGGCTGCCGCAACGTCGACACCGTGGAGTCCCTGGCCGCCGAGCACGCGAAGGAACTCTTCGGCGCCCGCCACGCCTACGTCCAGCCGCACTCCGGCATCGACGCCAACCTCGTCGCCTTCTGGGCCGTCCTCGCCGACCGGGTCGAGGTCCCCTTCCTGGAGAAGACCGGCGCCCGCCAGGTCAACGACCTGACCGAGGCCGACTGGGCCGAGCTGCGCCAGGCCTTCGGCAACCAGCGGATGCTCGGCATGTCCCTGGACGCGGGCGGCCACCTCACCCACGGCTTCCGCCCGAACATCTCCGGCAAGATGTTCGACCAGCGCTCCTACGGCACCGACCCGGCCACCGGCCTGATCGACTACGAGGCGCTGCGCGCCCAGGCCCGTGAGTTCAAGCCGCTCATCATCGTCGCGGGCTACTCGGCGTACCCCCGTCTGGTGAACTTCCGGATCATGCGCGAGATCGCCGACGAGGTCGGTGCGACCCTGATGGTCGACATGGCCCACTTCGCGGGCCTGGTCGCGGGCAAGGTCCTGACCGGCGACTTCGACCCGGTCCCGCACGCCCAGATCGTCACCACGACCACCCACAAGTCCCTGCGCGGCCCGCGCGGCGGCATGGTCCTGTGCGACGACACCCTCAAGGACCAGGTCGACCGCGGCTGCCCGATGGTCCTCGGCGGCCCGCTCCCGCACGTCATGGCCGCCAAGGCCGTCGCCCTCGCCGAGGCCCGCCGGCCCTCCTTCCAGGACTACGCCCGGCGGATCGTCGACAACTCCCGCGCGCTCGCCGAGGGCCTGATGCGCCGCGGCGCCACCCTGGTCACCGGTGGCACGGACAACCACCTCAACCTGATCGACGTGGCGACGTCGTACGGCCTCACCGGCCGCCAGGCCGAGGCCGCCCTCCTCGCCTCCGGCATCGTCACCAACCGCAACGCCATCCCGGCCGACCCGAACGGTGCCTGGTACACCTCGGGCATCCGCATCGGCACCCCCGCGCTGACCACGCGTGGCCTGGGTACGGCGGAGATGGACGAGGTGGCGGGCCTGATCGACCGTGTCCTGACGACGACCGAGCCGGGCACGACGAAGTCGGGCGCCCCGTCGAAGGCGGCCCACGTCCTGGACGAGAAGATCGCGGACGAGATCTCCCGCCGGGCGACCGACCTCGTGGCGGGCTTCCCCCTCTACCCGGAAATCGACCTGGGCTGA
- the trpS gene encoding tryptophan--tRNA ligase — protein MATADRPRVLSGIQPTAGSFHLGNYLGAVRQWVALQESHDAFYMVVDLHAITVPQDPADLRANTRLAAAQLLAAGLDPDRCTLFVQSHVAEHAQLAWIMNCLTGFGEASRMTQFKDKSAKQGADRASVGLFTYPILQVADILLYQAHEVPVGEDQRQHIELTRDLAERFNGRFGQTFTIPSPYILKETAKIYDLQEPSIKMSKSASTPKGLINLLDDPKATAKKVKSAVTDTDTVIRYDVENKPGVSNLLTIYSTLTGTSIAELEREYEGKMYGALKTDLAEVMVDFVTPFKERTQQYLDDSETLDSILAKGAEKARAVAAETLAQAYDRVGFLPAKH, from the coding sequence ATGGCCACCGCTGACCGACCTCGCGTGCTCTCCGGCATCCAGCCCACCGCCGGCTCGTTCCACCTCGGCAACTACCTCGGCGCCGTCCGCCAGTGGGTGGCACTCCAGGAGTCCCACGACGCCTTCTACATGGTCGTCGACCTGCACGCGATCACGGTCCCGCAGGATCCGGCCGACCTGCGCGCCAACACCCGCCTCGCCGCCGCCCAGCTGCTCGCCGCCGGCCTGGACCCGGACCGCTGCACCCTCTTCGTGCAGAGCCATGTCGCCGAGCACGCCCAGCTCGCCTGGATCATGAACTGCCTCACCGGTTTCGGCGAGGCCAGCCGCATGACCCAGTTCAAGGACAAGTCCGCCAAGCAGGGCGCGGACCGGGCGTCCGTCGGCCTGTTCACGTACCCGATCCTCCAGGTCGCCGACATCCTCCTCTACCAGGCCCACGAGGTACCGGTCGGCGAGGACCAGCGCCAGCACATCGAGCTGACCCGTGACCTGGCGGAACGCTTCAACGGCCGCTTCGGGCAGACGTTCACGATCCCGTCGCCGTACATCCTCAAGGAGACGGCGAAGATCTACGACCTCCAGGAACCGTCGATCAAGATGAGCAAGTCGGCGTCCACGCCCAAGGGCCTCATCAACCTCCTCGACGACCCGAAGGCCACCGCCAAGAAGGTCAAGAGCGCCGTCACCGACACCGACACCGTGATCCGCTACGACGTGGAGAACAAGCCGGGCGTGTCGAACCTCCTCACCATCTACTCCACGCTCACCGGCACGTCGATCGCCGAGCTGGAGCGGGAGTACGAGGGCAAGATGTACGGCGCCCTCAAGACCGACCTGGCCGAGGTCATGGTCGACTTCGTGACGCCGTTCAAGGAGCGCACGCAGCAGTACCTGGACGACTCCGAGACGCTCGACTCGATCCTGGCCAAGGGCGC